In Lemur catta isolate mLemCat1 chromosome 18, mLemCat1.pri, whole genome shotgun sequence, a genomic segment contains:
- the IL17RC gene encoding interleukin-17 receptor C isoform X1, with the protein MPVPWFLLSLALGRSPVVFSLERLVEPEDTAYCSPGLSCHLWDGDMLCLPGNIVPAPGPVLVPTHLQTELVLRCHQETDCNLCVSVAVRLAVRGHWEEAEDEEKFGGAADRGLEEPRNASLQAQVLLSFQAYPTTRCVLLEVQVPAAALVQPGHSVGSVVFDCFEAALGGEMRIWSYTQPRYQKELNLTQQLPDCRGLEVRNSIQSCWALPWLSVSADGEDVRLVLNVSEEQHFGLSLYWNQVQGPPKPWWNRNLVRPPPPRAHSHSRGDAHGKDVCPLSKRTLEEDVPEAREHSWGSFCPPGFLDLGLPLSFLLIFSNCLLLLVPQTGPQTITLNHTDLVPCLCIQVWPLEPDSVRTDMCPFREDPHARRNLWRAARLRLLSPRSWRLDAPCSLRAQAALCWQALGGGPCQPLVPLLPWENVTVNEAREFPLLKGHPNLCVQVSSWEKLQLQECLWADSLGPLKDDVLLVEKRGPQDSRSLCALEPGGCTSLPSRASTRAAHLGEQLLLDLQSGQCLQLWDDDLGALWACPMDKYIHKRWALVWLACLLFAAVLFLLLLLKKDHVKGWLRLLKQDVRSGATTRGRAALLLYSADDAGFERLVGVLASALCQLPLRVAVDLWSRRELSAQGPLAWFHAQRLQTLQEGGMVVLLFSPGAVALCSEWLQDPAPAPGPHGPHDAFAASLSCVLPDFLQGRAPGRYVGACFDRLLHPDAVPALFRTVPLFSLPSQLPDFLGALQGPCTRRPRRLGERAEKVARALQQALDSCVQTPTAPGPGRRMGPEAGDQT; encoded by the exons ATGCCTGTGCCCTGGTTCTTGCTGTCCTTGGCACTGGGCCGAAGCCCCGTGGTCTTCTCTCTGGAGAGGCTTGTGGAGCCTGAAGACACTGCCTACTGCTCTCCG ggCCTCTCCTGCCACCTCTGGG ATGGTGACATGCTTTGCCTGCCTGGAAACATCGTGCCcgccccaggccctgtgctggtgCCTACACACCTGCAGACAGAGCTGGTGCTGAGGTGCCACCAGGAGACCGACTGTAACCTCTGTGTTAGTGTGGCCGTCCGCTTGGCTGTGCGTG GGCACTGGGAAGAGGCTGAAGATGAGGAAAAGTTTGGAGGAGCAGCTGACCGAGGGCTTGAGGAGCCCAGGAATG CCTCTCTCCAGGCCCAAGTCCTGCTCTCCTTCCAGGCCTACCCTACCACCCGCTGCGTCCTGCTGGAGGTGCAAGTCCCTGCTGCTGCCCTTGTGCAGCCTGGTCACTCTGTG GGCTCTGTAGTATTCGATTGCTTCGAGGCTGCCCTGGGGGGTGAGATGCGAATCTGGTCCTACACTCAGCCCAGGTATCAGAAGGAGCTCAACCTCACACAGCAGCTGCCTG ACTGCAGGGGGCTCGAAGTCCGGAACAGCATCCAGAGCTGCTGGG CCTTGCCCTGGCTCAGCGTGTCTGCAGATGGTGAAGATGTGCGCCTGGTGCTGAATGTCTCTGAGGAGCAGCACTTTGGCCTCTCCCTGTACTGGAATCAGGTCCAGGGCCCCCCAAAGCCCTGGTGGAACAGAAACCTGGTGAGGCCTCCCCCTCCCCGAGCCCATTCCCACTCTAGGGGGGATGCCCATGGTAAGGATGTGTGTCCATTATCAAAGAGGACCCTTGAAGAGGACGTGCCCGAAGCAAGGGAACATTCGTGGGGGAGCTTCTGCCCACCTGGTTTCCTTGACCTTGgcctccccctctccttcctccttatCTTCTCCAACTGCCTCCTTTTGCTTGTCCCACAGACTGGGCCACAGACCATTACCTTGAACCACACAGACCTGGTCCCCTGCCTCTGTATTCAG GTGTGGCCCCTGGAGCCCGACTCCGTCAGGACGGACATGTGCCCCTTCAGGGAAG ACCCTCACGCACGCCGGAATCTCTGGCGTGCCGCTCGGCTGCGGCTGCTGTCCCCGCGGAGCTGGCGACTGGACGCACCGTGCTCGCTGCGCGCTCAGGCGGCGCTGTGCTGGCAGGCACTGGGTGGGGGCCCCTGCCAGCCACTGGTCCCGCTGCTGCCCTGGGAGAATGTCACTGTGAAC GAGGCCCGCGAATTCCCGTTGTTAAAAGGCCACCCTAACCTCTGTGTCCAG GTGAGCAGCTGGGAGAAGCTACAGCTGCAAGAGTGCTTGTGGGCTG ACTCCCTGGGGCCCCTCAAGGACGATGTGCTGCTGGTGGAGAAACGAGGCCCCCAGGACAGCAGATCACTCTGTGCTTTGGAACCCGGTGGCTGTACTTCACTGCCCAGCAGGGCCTCCACG AGAGCAGCTCACCTCGGAGAGCAGTTACTACTAGACCTGCAGTCAGGCCAGTGTTTGCAG CTGTGGGATGATGACCTGGGAGCCCTATGGGCCTGCCCCATGGACAAAT ACATCCACAAGCGCTGGGCCCTGGTATGGCTGGCCTGCCTACTCTTTGCCGCTgtgcttttcctcctcctcctcctcaaaaaGGACCACGTGAAAG GGTGGCTGAGGCTCTTGAAGCAGGACGTCCGCTCGGGGG CGACCACCAGGGGCCGCGCGGCTTTGCTCCTCTACTCGGCTGATGACGCGGGCTTCGAGCGCCTGGTGGGCGTCCTGGCGTCGGCGCTGTGCCAGTTGCCGCTGCGCGTGGCCGTGGACCTGTGGAGCCGTCGTGAACTGAGCGCGCAGGGGCCCCTGGCCTGGTTCCACGCGCAGCGGCTGCAGACCCTGCAGGAGGGCGGCATGGTGGTCCTGCTCTTCTCGCCCGGGGCCGTGGCGCTGTGCAGCGAGTGGCTGCAGGACCCGGCGCCAGCGCCTGGGCCGCACGGCCCGCACGACGCCTTCGCCGCCTCGCTCAGCTGCGTGTTGCCCGACTTCTTGCAGGGCCGGGCGCCGGGCCGCTACGTGGGGGCCTGCTTCGACAGACTGCTCCACCCGGACGCCGTGCCCGCCCTTTTCCGCACCGTGCCCCTCTTCTCACTGCCCTCGCAGCTGCCCGACTTCCTGGGGGCCCTGCAGGGGCCCTGCACCCGCCGCCCCAGGCGGCTGGGGGAGAGGGCTGAGAAGGTGGCCCGGGCCCTTCAGCAGGCCCTGGACAGCTGCGTCCAGACCCCGACGGCCCCGGGGCCGGGACGCAGGATGGGACCTGAGGCGGGGGACCAGACTTGA
- the IL17RC gene encoding interleukin-17 receptor C isoform X5, translated as MPVPWFLLSLALGRSPVVFSLERLVEPEDTAYCSPGLSCHLWDGDMLCLPGNIVPAPGPVLVPTHLQTELVLRCHQETDCNLCVSVAVRLAVRGHWEEAEDEEKFGGAADRGLEEPRNASLQAQVLLSFQAYPTTRCVLLEVQVPAAALVQPGHSVGSVVFDCFEAALGGEMRIWSYTQPRYQKELNLTQQLPDCRGLEVRNSIQSCWALPWLSVSADGEDVRLVLNVSEEQHFGLSLYWNQVQGPPKPWWNRNLTGPQTITLNHTDLVPCLCIQVWPLEPDSVRTDMCPFREDPHARRNLWRAARLRLLSPRSWRLDAPCSLRAQAALCWQALGGGPCQPLVPLLPWENVTVNEAREFPLLKGHPNLCVQVSSWEKLQLQECLWADSLGPLKDDVLLVEKRGPQDSRSLCALEPGGCTSLPSRASTRAAHLGEQLLLDLQSGQCLQLWDDDLGALWACPMDKYIHKRWALVWLACLLFAAVLFLLLLLKKDHVKATTRGRAALLLYSADDAGFERLVGVLASALCQLPLRVAVDLWSRRELSAQGPLAWFHAQRLQTLQEGGMVVLLFSPGAVALCSEWLQDPAPAPGPHGPHDAFAASLSCVLPDFLQGRAPGRYVGACFDRLLHPDAVPALFRTVPLFSLPSQLPDFLGALQGPCTRRPRRLGERAEKVARALQQALDSCVQTPTAPGPGRRMGPEAGDQT; from the exons ATGCCTGTGCCCTGGTTCTTGCTGTCCTTGGCACTGGGCCGAAGCCCCGTGGTCTTCTCTCTGGAGAGGCTTGTGGAGCCTGAAGACACTGCCTACTGCTCTCCG ggCCTCTCCTGCCACCTCTGGG ATGGTGACATGCTTTGCCTGCCTGGAAACATCGTGCCcgccccaggccctgtgctggtgCCTACACACCTGCAGACAGAGCTGGTGCTGAGGTGCCACCAGGAGACCGACTGTAACCTCTGTGTTAGTGTGGCCGTCCGCTTGGCTGTGCGTG GGCACTGGGAAGAGGCTGAAGATGAGGAAAAGTTTGGAGGAGCAGCTGACCGAGGGCTTGAGGAGCCCAGGAATG CCTCTCTCCAGGCCCAAGTCCTGCTCTCCTTCCAGGCCTACCCTACCACCCGCTGCGTCCTGCTGGAGGTGCAAGTCCCTGCTGCTGCCCTTGTGCAGCCTGGTCACTCTGTG GGCTCTGTAGTATTCGATTGCTTCGAGGCTGCCCTGGGGGGTGAGATGCGAATCTGGTCCTACACTCAGCCCAGGTATCAGAAGGAGCTCAACCTCACACAGCAGCTGCCTG ACTGCAGGGGGCTCGAAGTCCGGAACAGCATCCAGAGCTGCTGGG CCTTGCCCTGGCTCAGCGTGTCTGCAGATGGTGAAGATGTGCGCCTGGTGCTGAATGTCTCTGAGGAGCAGCACTTTGGCCTCTCCCTGTACTGGAATCAGGTCCAGGGCCCCCCAAAGCCCTGGTGGAACAGAAACCTG ACTGGGCCACAGACCATTACCTTGAACCACACAGACCTGGTCCCCTGCCTCTGTATTCAG GTGTGGCCCCTGGAGCCCGACTCCGTCAGGACGGACATGTGCCCCTTCAGGGAAG ACCCTCACGCACGCCGGAATCTCTGGCGTGCCGCTCGGCTGCGGCTGCTGTCCCCGCGGAGCTGGCGACTGGACGCACCGTGCTCGCTGCGCGCTCAGGCGGCGCTGTGCTGGCAGGCACTGGGTGGGGGCCCCTGCCAGCCACTGGTCCCGCTGCTGCCCTGGGAGAATGTCACTGTGAAC GAGGCCCGCGAATTCCCGTTGTTAAAAGGCCACCCTAACCTCTGTGTCCAG GTGAGCAGCTGGGAGAAGCTACAGCTGCAAGAGTGCTTGTGGGCTG ACTCCCTGGGGCCCCTCAAGGACGATGTGCTGCTGGTGGAGAAACGAGGCCCCCAGGACAGCAGATCACTCTGTGCTTTGGAACCCGGTGGCTGTACTTCACTGCCCAGCAGGGCCTCCACG AGAGCAGCTCACCTCGGAGAGCAGTTACTACTAGACCTGCAGTCAGGCCAGTGTTTGCAG CTGTGGGATGATGACCTGGGAGCCCTATGGGCCTGCCCCATGGACAAAT ACATCCACAAGCGCTGGGCCCTGGTATGGCTGGCCTGCCTACTCTTTGCCGCTgtgcttttcctcctcctcctcctcaaaaaGGACCACGTGAAAG CGACCACCAGGGGCCGCGCGGCTTTGCTCCTCTACTCGGCTGATGACGCGGGCTTCGAGCGCCTGGTGGGCGTCCTGGCGTCGGCGCTGTGCCAGTTGCCGCTGCGCGTGGCCGTGGACCTGTGGAGCCGTCGTGAACTGAGCGCGCAGGGGCCCCTGGCCTGGTTCCACGCGCAGCGGCTGCAGACCCTGCAGGAGGGCGGCATGGTGGTCCTGCTCTTCTCGCCCGGGGCCGTGGCGCTGTGCAGCGAGTGGCTGCAGGACCCGGCGCCAGCGCCTGGGCCGCACGGCCCGCACGACGCCTTCGCCGCCTCGCTCAGCTGCGTGTTGCCCGACTTCTTGCAGGGCCGGGCGCCGGGCCGCTACGTGGGGGCCTGCTTCGACAGACTGCTCCACCCGGACGCCGTGCCCGCCCTTTTCCGCACCGTGCCCCTCTTCTCACTGCCCTCGCAGCTGCCCGACTTCCTGGGGGCCCTGCAGGGGCCCTGCACCCGCCGCCCCAGGCGGCTGGGGGAGAGGGCTGAGAAGGTGGCCCGGGCCCTTCAGCAGGCCCTGGACAGCTGCGTCCAGACCCCGACGGCCCCGGGGCCGGGACGCAGGATGGGACCTGAGGCGGGGGACCAGACTTGA
- the IL17RC gene encoding interleukin-17 receptor C isoform X4 codes for MPVPWFLLSLALGRSPVVFSLERLVEPEDTAYCSPGLSCHLWDGDMLCLPGNIVPAPGPVLVPTHLQTELVLRCHQETDCNLCVSVAVRLAVRGHWEEAEDEEKFGGAADRGLEEPRNASLQAQVLLSFQAYPTTRCVLLEVQVPAAALVQPGHSVGSVVFDCFEAALGGEMRIWSYTQPRYQKELNLTQQLPDCRGLEVRNSIQSCWALPWLSVSADGEDVRLVLNVSEEQHFGLSLYWNQVQGPPKPWWNRNLTGPQTITLNHTDLVPCLCIQVWPLEPDSVRTDMCPFREDPHARRNLWRAARLRLLSPRSWRLDAPCSLRAQAALCWQALGGGPCQPLVPLLPWENVTVNEAREFPLLKGHPNLCVQVSSWEKLQLQECLWADSLGPLKDDVLLVEKRGPQDSRSLCALEPGGCTSLPSRASTRAAHLGEQLLLDLQSGQCLQLWDDDLGALWACPMDKYIHKRWALVWLACLLFAAVLFLLLLLKKDHVKGWLRLLKQDVRSGATTRGRAALLLYSADDAGFERLVGVLASALCQLPLRVAVDLWSRRELSAQGPLAWFHAQRLQTLQEGGMVVLLFSPGAVALCSEWLQDPAPAPGPHGPHDAFAASLSCVLPDFLQGRAPGRYVGACFDRLLHPDAVPALFRTVPLFSLPSQLPDFLGALQGPCTRRPRRLGERAEKVARALQQALDSCVQTPTAPGPGRRMGPEAGDQT; via the exons ATGCCTGTGCCCTGGTTCTTGCTGTCCTTGGCACTGGGCCGAAGCCCCGTGGTCTTCTCTCTGGAGAGGCTTGTGGAGCCTGAAGACACTGCCTACTGCTCTCCG ggCCTCTCCTGCCACCTCTGGG ATGGTGACATGCTTTGCCTGCCTGGAAACATCGTGCCcgccccaggccctgtgctggtgCCTACACACCTGCAGACAGAGCTGGTGCTGAGGTGCCACCAGGAGACCGACTGTAACCTCTGTGTTAGTGTGGCCGTCCGCTTGGCTGTGCGTG GGCACTGGGAAGAGGCTGAAGATGAGGAAAAGTTTGGAGGAGCAGCTGACCGAGGGCTTGAGGAGCCCAGGAATG CCTCTCTCCAGGCCCAAGTCCTGCTCTCCTTCCAGGCCTACCCTACCACCCGCTGCGTCCTGCTGGAGGTGCAAGTCCCTGCTGCTGCCCTTGTGCAGCCTGGTCACTCTGTG GGCTCTGTAGTATTCGATTGCTTCGAGGCTGCCCTGGGGGGTGAGATGCGAATCTGGTCCTACACTCAGCCCAGGTATCAGAAGGAGCTCAACCTCACACAGCAGCTGCCTG ACTGCAGGGGGCTCGAAGTCCGGAACAGCATCCAGAGCTGCTGGG CCTTGCCCTGGCTCAGCGTGTCTGCAGATGGTGAAGATGTGCGCCTGGTGCTGAATGTCTCTGAGGAGCAGCACTTTGGCCTCTCCCTGTACTGGAATCAGGTCCAGGGCCCCCCAAAGCCCTGGTGGAACAGAAACCTG ACTGGGCCACAGACCATTACCTTGAACCACACAGACCTGGTCCCCTGCCTCTGTATTCAG GTGTGGCCCCTGGAGCCCGACTCCGTCAGGACGGACATGTGCCCCTTCAGGGAAG ACCCTCACGCACGCCGGAATCTCTGGCGTGCCGCTCGGCTGCGGCTGCTGTCCCCGCGGAGCTGGCGACTGGACGCACCGTGCTCGCTGCGCGCTCAGGCGGCGCTGTGCTGGCAGGCACTGGGTGGGGGCCCCTGCCAGCCACTGGTCCCGCTGCTGCCCTGGGAGAATGTCACTGTGAAC GAGGCCCGCGAATTCCCGTTGTTAAAAGGCCACCCTAACCTCTGTGTCCAG GTGAGCAGCTGGGAGAAGCTACAGCTGCAAGAGTGCTTGTGGGCTG ACTCCCTGGGGCCCCTCAAGGACGATGTGCTGCTGGTGGAGAAACGAGGCCCCCAGGACAGCAGATCACTCTGTGCTTTGGAACCCGGTGGCTGTACTTCACTGCCCAGCAGGGCCTCCACG AGAGCAGCTCACCTCGGAGAGCAGTTACTACTAGACCTGCAGTCAGGCCAGTGTTTGCAG CTGTGGGATGATGACCTGGGAGCCCTATGGGCCTGCCCCATGGACAAAT ACATCCACAAGCGCTGGGCCCTGGTATGGCTGGCCTGCCTACTCTTTGCCGCTgtgcttttcctcctcctcctcctcaaaaaGGACCACGTGAAAG GGTGGCTGAGGCTCTTGAAGCAGGACGTCCGCTCGGGGG CGACCACCAGGGGCCGCGCGGCTTTGCTCCTCTACTCGGCTGATGACGCGGGCTTCGAGCGCCTGGTGGGCGTCCTGGCGTCGGCGCTGTGCCAGTTGCCGCTGCGCGTGGCCGTGGACCTGTGGAGCCGTCGTGAACTGAGCGCGCAGGGGCCCCTGGCCTGGTTCCACGCGCAGCGGCTGCAGACCCTGCAGGAGGGCGGCATGGTGGTCCTGCTCTTCTCGCCCGGGGCCGTGGCGCTGTGCAGCGAGTGGCTGCAGGACCCGGCGCCAGCGCCTGGGCCGCACGGCCCGCACGACGCCTTCGCCGCCTCGCTCAGCTGCGTGTTGCCCGACTTCTTGCAGGGCCGGGCGCCGGGCCGCTACGTGGGGGCCTGCTTCGACAGACTGCTCCACCCGGACGCCGTGCCCGCCCTTTTCCGCACCGTGCCCCTCTTCTCACTGCCCTCGCAGCTGCCCGACTTCCTGGGGGCCCTGCAGGGGCCCTGCACCCGCCGCCCCAGGCGGCTGGGGGAGAGGGCTGAGAAGGTGGCCCGGGCCCTTCAGCAGGCCCTGGACAGCTGCGTCCAGACCCCGACGGCCCCGGGGCCGGGACGCAGGATGGGACCTGAGGCGGGGGACCAGACTTGA
- the IL17RC gene encoding interleukin-17 receptor C isoform X6 translates to MPVPWFLLSLALGRSPVVFSLERLVEPEDTAYCSPGLSCHLWDGDMLCLPGNIVPAPGPVLVPTHLQTELVLRCHQETDCNLCVSVAVRLAVRGHWEEAEDEEKFGGAADRGLEEPRNASLQAQVLLSFQAYPTTRCVLLEVQVPAAALVQPGHSVGSVVFDCFEAALGGEMRIWSYTQPRYQKELNLTQQLPALPWLSVSADGEDVRLVLNVSEEQHFGLSLYWNQVQGPPKPWWNRNLTGPQTITLNHTDLVPCLCIQVWPLEPDSVRTDMCPFREDPHARRNLWRAARLRLLSPRSWRLDAPCSLRAQAALCWQALGGGPCQPLVPLLPWENVTVNEAREFPLLKGHPNLCVQVSSWEKLQLQECLWADSLGPLKDDVLLVEKRGPQDSRSLCALEPGGCTSLPSRASTRAAHLGEQLLLDLQSGQCLQLWDDDLGALWACPMDKYIHKRWALVWLACLLFAAVLFLLLLLKKDHVKGWLRLLKQDVRSGATTRGRAALLLYSADDAGFERLVGVLASALCQLPLRVAVDLWSRRELSAQGPLAWFHAQRLQTLQEGGMVVLLFSPGAVALCSEWLQDPAPAPGPHGPHDAFAASLSCVLPDFLQGRAPGRYVGACFDRLLHPDAVPALFRTVPLFSLPSQLPDFLGALQGPCTRRPRRLGERAEKVARALQQALDSCVQTPTAPGPGRRMGPEAGDQT, encoded by the exons ATGCCTGTGCCCTGGTTCTTGCTGTCCTTGGCACTGGGCCGAAGCCCCGTGGTCTTCTCTCTGGAGAGGCTTGTGGAGCCTGAAGACACTGCCTACTGCTCTCCG ggCCTCTCCTGCCACCTCTGGG ATGGTGACATGCTTTGCCTGCCTGGAAACATCGTGCCcgccccaggccctgtgctggtgCCTACACACCTGCAGACAGAGCTGGTGCTGAGGTGCCACCAGGAGACCGACTGTAACCTCTGTGTTAGTGTGGCCGTCCGCTTGGCTGTGCGTG GGCACTGGGAAGAGGCTGAAGATGAGGAAAAGTTTGGAGGAGCAGCTGACCGAGGGCTTGAGGAGCCCAGGAATG CCTCTCTCCAGGCCCAAGTCCTGCTCTCCTTCCAGGCCTACCCTACCACCCGCTGCGTCCTGCTGGAGGTGCAAGTCCCTGCTGCTGCCCTTGTGCAGCCTGGTCACTCTGTG GGCTCTGTAGTATTCGATTGCTTCGAGGCTGCCCTGGGGGGTGAGATGCGAATCTGGTCCTACACTCAGCCCAGGTATCAGAAGGAGCTCAACCTCACACAGCAGCTGCCTG CCTTGCCCTGGCTCAGCGTGTCTGCAGATGGTGAAGATGTGCGCCTGGTGCTGAATGTCTCTGAGGAGCAGCACTTTGGCCTCTCCCTGTACTGGAATCAGGTCCAGGGCCCCCCAAAGCCCTGGTGGAACAGAAACCTG ACTGGGCCACAGACCATTACCTTGAACCACACAGACCTGGTCCCCTGCCTCTGTATTCAG GTGTGGCCCCTGGAGCCCGACTCCGTCAGGACGGACATGTGCCCCTTCAGGGAAG ACCCTCACGCACGCCGGAATCTCTGGCGTGCCGCTCGGCTGCGGCTGCTGTCCCCGCGGAGCTGGCGACTGGACGCACCGTGCTCGCTGCGCGCTCAGGCGGCGCTGTGCTGGCAGGCACTGGGTGGGGGCCCCTGCCAGCCACTGGTCCCGCTGCTGCCCTGGGAGAATGTCACTGTGAAC GAGGCCCGCGAATTCCCGTTGTTAAAAGGCCACCCTAACCTCTGTGTCCAG GTGAGCAGCTGGGAGAAGCTACAGCTGCAAGAGTGCTTGTGGGCTG ACTCCCTGGGGCCCCTCAAGGACGATGTGCTGCTGGTGGAGAAACGAGGCCCCCAGGACAGCAGATCACTCTGTGCTTTGGAACCCGGTGGCTGTACTTCACTGCCCAGCAGGGCCTCCACG AGAGCAGCTCACCTCGGAGAGCAGTTACTACTAGACCTGCAGTCAGGCCAGTGTTTGCAG CTGTGGGATGATGACCTGGGAGCCCTATGGGCCTGCCCCATGGACAAAT ACATCCACAAGCGCTGGGCCCTGGTATGGCTGGCCTGCCTACTCTTTGCCGCTgtgcttttcctcctcctcctcctcaaaaaGGACCACGTGAAAG GGTGGCTGAGGCTCTTGAAGCAGGACGTCCGCTCGGGGG CGACCACCAGGGGCCGCGCGGCTTTGCTCCTCTACTCGGCTGATGACGCGGGCTTCGAGCGCCTGGTGGGCGTCCTGGCGTCGGCGCTGTGCCAGTTGCCGCTGCGCGTGGCCGTGGACCTGTGGAGCCGTCGTGAACTGAGCGCGCAGGGGCCCCTGGCCTGGTTCCACGCGCAGCGGCTGCAGACCCTGCAGGAGGGCGGCATGGTGGTCCTGCTCTTCTCGCCCGGGGCCGTGGCGCTGTGCAGCGAGTGGCTGCAGGACCCGGCGCCAGCGCCTGGGCCGCACGGCCCGCACGACGCCTTCGCCGCCTCGCTCAGCTGCGTGTTGCCCGACTTCTTGCAGGGCCGGGCGCCGGGCCGCTACGTGGGGGCCTGCTTCGACAGACTGCTCCACCCGGACGCCGTGCCCGCCCTTTTCCGCACCGTGCCCCTCTTCTCACTGCCCTCGCAGCTGCCCGACTTCCTGGGGGCCCTGCAGGGGCCCTGCACCCGCCGCCCCAGGCGGCTGGGGGAGAGGGCTGAGAAGGTGGCCCGGGCCCTTCAGCAGGCCCTGGACAGCTGCGTCCAGACCCCGACGGCCCCGGGGCCGGGACGCAGGATGGGACCTGAGGCGGGGGACCAGACTTGA
- the IL17RC gene encoding interleukin-17 receptor C isoform X7, with the protein MPVPWFLLSLALGRSPVVFSLERLVEPEDTAYCSPGLSCHLWDGDMLCLPGNIVPAPGPVLVPTHLQTELVLRCHQETDCNLCVSVAVRLAVRGHWEEAEDEEKFGGAADRGLEEPRNASLQAQVLLSFQAYPTTRCVLLEVQVPAAALVQPGHSVGSVVFDCFEAALGGEMRIWSYTQPRYQKELNLTQQLPALPWLSVSADGEDVRLVLNVSEEQHFGLSLYWNQVQGPPKPWWNRNLTGPQTITLNHTDLVPCLCIQVWPLEPDSVRTDMCPFREDPHARRNLWRAARLRLLSPRSWRLDAPCSLRAQAALCWQALGGGPCQPLVPLLPWENVTVNEAREFPLLKGHPNLCVQVSSWEKLQLQECLWADSLGPLKDDVLLVEKRGPQDSRSLCALEPGGCTSLPSRASTRAAHLGEQLLLDLQSGQCLQLWDDDLGALWACPMDKYIHKRWALVWLACLLFAAVLFLLLLLKKDHVKATTRGRAALLLYSADDAGFERLVGVLASALCQLPLRVAVDLWSRRELSAQGPLAWFHAQRLQTLQEGGMVVLLFSPGAVALCSEWLQDPAPAPGPHGPHDAFAASLSCVLPDFLQGRAPGRYVGACFDRLLHPDAVPALFRTVPLFSLPSQLPDFLGALQGPCTRRPRRLGERAEKVARALQQALDSCVQTPTAPGPGRRMGPEAGDQT; encoded by the exons ATGCCTGTGCCCTGGTTCTTGCTGTCCTTGGCACTGGGCCGAAGCCCCGTGGTCTTCTCTCTGGAGAGGCTTGTGGAGCCTGAAGACACTGCCTACTGCTCTCCG ggCCTCTCCTGCCACCTCTGGG ATGGTGACATGCTTTGCCTGCCTGGAAACATCGTGCCcgccccaggccctgtgctggtgCCTACACACCTGCAGACAGAGCTGGTGCTGAGGTGCCACCAGGAGACCGACTGTAACCTCTGTGTTAGTGTGGCCGTCCGCTTGGCTGTGCGTG GGCACTGGGAAGAGGCTGAAGATGAGGAAAAGTTTGGAGGAGCAGCTGACCGAGGGCTTGAGGAGCCCAGGAATG CCTCTCTCCAGGCCCAAGTCCTGCTCTCCTTCCAGGCCTACCCTACCACCCGCTGCGTCCTGCTGGAGGTGCAAGTCCCTGCTGCTGCCCTTGTGCAGCCTGGTCACTCTGTG GGCTCTGTAGTATTCGATTGCTTCGAGGCTGCCCTGGGGGGTGAGATGCGAATCTGGTCCTACACTCAGCCCAGGTATCAGAAGGAGCTCAACCTCACACAGCAGCTGCCTG CCTTGCCCTGGCTCAGCGTGTCTGCAGATGGTGAAGATGTGCGCCTGGTGCTGAATGTCTCTGAGGAGCAGCACTTTGGCCTCTCCCTGTACTGGAATCAGGTCCAGGGCCCCCCAAAGCCCTGGTGGAACAGAAACCTG ACTGGGCCACAGACCATTACCTTGAACCACACAGACCTGGTCCCCTGCCTCTGTATTCAG GTGTGGCCCCTGGAGCCCGACTCCGTCAGGACGGACATGTGCCCCTTCAGGGAAG ACCCTCACGCACGCCGGAATCTCTGGCGTGCCGCTCGGCTGCGGCTGCTGTCCCCGCGGAGCTGGCGACTGGACGCACCGTGCTCGCTGCGCGCTCAGGCGGCGCTGTGCTGGCAGGCACTGGGTGGGGGCCCCTGCCAGCCACTGGTCCCGCTGCTGCCCTGGGAGAATGTCACTGTGAAC GAGGCCCGCGAATTCCCGTTGTTAAAAGGCCACCCTAACCTCTGTGTCCAG GTGAGCAGCTGGGAGAAGCTACAGCTGCAAGAGTGCTTGTGGGCTG ACTCCCTGGGGCCCCTCAAGGACGATGTGCTGCTGGTGGAGAAACGAGGCCCCCAGGACAGCAGATCACTCTGTGCTTTGGAACCCGGTGGCTGTACTTCACTGCCCAGCAGGGCCTCCACG AGAGCAGCTCACCTCGGAGAGCAGTTACTACTAGACCTGCAGTCAGGCCAGTGTTTGCAG CTGTGGGATGATGACCTGGGAGCCCTATGGGCCTGCCCCATGGACAAAT ACATCCACAAGCGCTGGGCCCTGGTATGGCTGGCCTGCCTACTCTTTGCCGCTgtgcttttcctcctcctcctcctcaaaaaGGACCACGTGAAAG CGACCACCAGGGGCCGCGCGGCTTTGCTCCTCTACTCGGCTGATGACGCGGGCTTCGAGCGCCTGGTGGGCGTCCTGGCGTCGGCGCTGTGCCAGTTGCCGCTGCGCGTGGCCGTGGACCTGTGGAGCCGTCGTGAACTGAGCGCGCAGGGGCCCCTGGCCTGGTTCCACGCGCAGCGGCTGCAGACCCTGCAGGAGGGCGGCATGGTGGTCCTGCTCTTCTCGCCCGGGGCCGTGGCGCTGTGCAGCGAGTGGCTGCAGGACCCGGCGCCAGCGCCTGGGCCGCACGGCCCGCACGACGCCTTCGCCGCCTCGCTCAGCTGCGTGTTGCCCGACTTCTTGCAGGGCCGGGCGCCGGGCCGCTACGTGGGGGCCTGCTTCGACAGACTGCTCCACCCGGACGCCGTGCCCGCCCTTTTCCGCACCGTGCCCCTCTTCTCACTGCCCTCGCAGCTGCCCGACTTCCTGGGGGCCCTGCAGGGGCCCTGCACCCGCCGCCCCAGGCGGCTGGGGGAGAGGGCTGAGAAGGTGGCCCGGGCCCTTCAGCAGGCCCTGGACAGCTGCGTCCAGACCCCGACGGCCCCGGGGCCGGGACGCAGGATGGGACCTGAGGCGGGGGACCAGACTTGA